A region from the Desulfomarina profundi genome encodes:
- a CDS encoding efflux RND transporter periplasmic adaptor subunit produces the protein MENQRRIISVLVQIFFCILVLASGSLIAIHFLNTAPGAKPKKRLPHPHPVEVETAHYTPYRVTIHAMGTVVPAREIDITAQVSGEIVKISPTFVPGGHVKKGDELLVIDSADYLLQIQEQKSSVAKAENDLALEMGNQLIARKEFEILNEEATESEKQLMLRKPQLENRRAILESARAKLARAKLDLKRTRITAPFNGIISSISTNIGALVTKSIPLARLVGTDEYWLKLTVPRDKLRWITIPDHPGEIGSHATVFTEINNRNSTSRQAQVLRLAPKLEEQGRMAVLFVSIDDPLSLKKTHKKSPRLLLGSYLSAKIEGTLLPRVIPLSRRYLHEGNTVHILSDDNILQVRKVNIIFSNREQVLVSSNIREGERIITTSLSAPVAGMALKLRDKILKKSGEATR, from the coding sequence ATGGAAAATCAACGCAGAATCATATCGGTATTAGTGCAGATTTTTTTCTGCATACTCGTTCTGGCCAGCGGCAGCCTTATTGCAATACATTTCCTCAACACTGCTCCGGGAGCAAAACCGAAAAAAAGACTGCCACACCCACATCCAGTTGAAGTTGAAACAGCACACTACACCCCCTACCGCGTCACTATCCATGCCATGGGAACAGTCGTTCCGGCCAGAGAAATAGACATCACAGCCCAGGTCAGTGGAGAAATTGTTAAAATCTCCCCGACTTTTGTACCCGGTGGACATGTAAAAAAAGGGGATGAACTCCTGGTCATCGATTCTGCAGACTACCTTCTGCAGATCCAAGAGCAGAAAAGTAGTGTTGCAAAAGCTGAAAATGATCTTGCTCTGGAGATGGGAAATCAGCTTATTGCCCGGAAAGAATTTGAAATCCTCAATGAAGAAGCGACCGAAAGCGAAAAACAGCTCATGTTGAGAAAACCGCAACTGGAAAACCGGAGAGCCATCCTGGAAAGTGCGAGGGCAAAACTGGCCAGGGCAAAACTGGACCTGAAACGAACCCGGATAACGGCGCCGTTCAACGGAATTATCTCTTCAATATCAACCAATATCGGAGCTCTCGTTACAAAATCCATCCCTCTGGCCAGGCTGGTGGGAACCGATGAATACTGGCTGAAACTTACGGTCCCCAGGGACAAACTGCGCTGGATCACTATTCCTGATCATCCCGGGGAAATTGGTTCTCATGCTACTGTATTTACGGAAATAAATAACAGAAACAGTACCAGCCGACAAGCCCAGGTCCTGCGCCTTGCTCCGAAACTGGAAGAGCAGGGCCGAATGGCCGTACTCTTCGTCTCCATTGACGATCCACTCAGCCTGAAAAAGACTCACAAAAAGAGCCCCAGACTTCTCCTCGGCTCCTATCTCAGTGCCAAAATCGAGGGAACTCTGCTTCCCCGCGTGATTCCTCTTTCCCGTCGCTATCTCCATGAAGGGAATACTGTCCATATTCTGTCAGATGACAACATCCTGCAGGTCAGAAAGGTTAACATTATCTTCAGCAACAGGGAACAGGTGCTTGTTTCTTCTAATATCCGGGAAGGCGAGCGAATTATAACCACATCCCTTTCAGCGCCGGTTGCCGGAATGGCATTGAAACTCCGCGATAAAATCCTTAAAAAATCCGGGGAGGCGACTAGGTGA
- a CDS encoding efflux RND transporter permease subunit: MIEPAGSRKEKGIISWMVHNRVTPNLLMLVLLLGGFFMSTKIRQEVFPAFELDLVSIRIPYPGAGPEEVEQGLILAVEEAIDGLEGVGEITATAFEGSALIRAELLEDADPGRVIREIQQAVDSISSFPLDAEDPVISLATRKRQVIRLNIYGNIPALALLETARQVRNSLLKHKDISQVELLGGGDREIEISVPMENLRRYNLTLAGIATVLRNRSIEIPGGKIETRSGEILLRVKDRRISGADFGRIPIITSASGAELYLDDIAEIQEIFGDSDHYATYNRSRSMQLRIARVGRETPIGVSSAAREVMEEISTDLPPAVSWSFSSDHSKIYKQRLELLLKNGFLGLALVLILLGLFLELKLAFWVTMGIPISFLGSLLFLPFYDISINLVSMFAFIIALGIVVDDAIIAGENIYEYRQRGLNYVDAAILGARDVAVPVAFSILTNIVAFLPLALVPGVMGKIWRVIPLVVITVFLLSWLEALLILPAHLAHSRKKSRNFLFHFIQTQQQHFGHFINRCINNIYGKILLILLRYKYFTVSFLIAIFIITAGFVKSGRMGLILMPRVESDRTVVTATLPYGSPSREIRQVHDRLVSALERVAAAHGDKQLLEGISSTVNSNRIEINGYLTPPEIRPLTTGRVTKLWRKEVGPLPSLQSIRFEADRGGPGRGAAISIELSHRNRETLTEASEMLAKKLRQFPATKDVDSGSNNGKIQLTFKVNEQGKSLGLDTTEVGRQIRNAFQGVIALRQQRDSDEITIRIRLPESERSSEYTIESFLIRTPSGSFVPLRQIVETDRNRGYTSIERRNGNRTVTVSANVTPLGVTSRILKVLNEKTLPELAAAFPGLGYEYRGRQSDRKESLSSLATGFLFTLGGIYFLLAIPFRSYVQPVIVMLAIPFGMVGAVLGHQIMGYNLSLMSMMGIVALSGIVVNDSLVLIDYANRQRTGGKNSFESIQLAALRRFRPVLLTTLTTFGGLAPMMLETSRQARFLIPMAISLGFGIVFATVITLALVPALYLIVEDLRKSAKFW, from the coding sequence GTGATCGAACCCGCAGGCTCCCGAAAGGAAAAAGGGATCATTTCCTGGATGGTCCATAACAGGGTTACTCCGAACCTGCTCATGCTGGTCCTGCTCCTGGGCGGTTTTTTCATGTCGACCAAAATCAGGCAGGAAGTGTTTCCCGCCTTTGAGCTGGATCTTGTCTCCATCCGAATTCCCTATCCAGGTGCTGGACCGGAAGAAGTGGAGCAGGGCCTTATTCTGGCAGTCGAAGAGGCTATTGACGGCCTGGAGGGAGTCGGTGAAATCACAGCTACGGCGTTTGAAGGCAGTGCACTTATCCGGGCAGAGCTGCTGGAAGATGCGGATCCGGGCAGAGTTATCCGAGAGATCCAGCAGGCGGTGGACAGTATCAGCAGTTTTCCCCTGGATGCTGAAGATCCTGTAATATCTCTGGCAACCCGAAAAAGACAGGTTATACGCCTTAATATCTACGGAAATATACCTGCTCTTGCTCTTCTTGAAACGGCGAGACAGGTTCGAAACAGTCTTCTGAAGCACAAGGATATCTCCCAGGTTGAACTCCTGGGGGGTGGTGATCGGGAAATAGAGATATCGGTGCCCATGGAAAACCTGCGAAGATACAACCTCACGCTGGCAGGGATCGCAACGGTTCTCCGGAACCGTTCCATCGAAATTCCCGGTGGCAAAATTGAAACACGAAGCGGTGAGATCCTGCTCAGAGTCAAAGACAGAAGAATCAGTGGCGCTGATTTCGGCCGTATCCCCATAATCACTTCTGCCAGCGGGGCTGAACTGTATCTTGACGACATTGCCGAGATTCAGGAAATATTTGGTGATTCTGATCATTATGCAACATATAATCGCTCTAGGAGCATGCAGCTTCGTATCGCTCGAGTCGGCCGGGAAACCCCTATTGGCGTTTCTTCTGCAGCCCGGGAAGTTATGGAAGAAATCAGTACGGACCTGCCACCGGCAGTCAGCTGGTCCTTTTCCAGTGATCACTCTAAAATCTATAAACAGCGCCTTGAACTGCTGTTGAAAAACGGGTTTCTTGGACTCGCCCTGGTACTCATCCTTCTCGGACTCTTCCTGGAATTGAAACTCGCCTTCTGGGTAACCATGGGTATTCCCATCTCCTTTCTCGGCAGCCTGCTCTTTCTTCCGTTCTACGATATTTCCATCAACCTGGTCTCCATGTTTGCCTTCATCATTGCCTTGGGGATAGTGGTCGATGATGCCATAATCGCCGGTGAAAATATTTACGAATACCGCCAGAGGGGCCTCAATTATGTAGACGCTGCCATTCTTGGAGCCAGGGACGTGGCTGTTCCAGTCGCCTTCAGTATTCTCACCAATATCGTGGCCTTTCTCCCTCTGGCTCTTGTTCCGGGTGTCATGGGAAAAATATGGCGTGTCATCCCCCTGGTTGTGATAACCGTCTTTCTGCTCTCCTGGCTGGAAGCCCTGCTTATCCTTCCCGCCCACCTGGCCCACAGCAGAAAAAAATCCCGAAATTTCCTTTTCCACTTTATCCAGACCCAGCAGCAACATTTCGGACATTTCATAAACCGCTGCATCAACAATATTTACGGAAAAATCTTACTTATTCTCCTGCGTTATAAATATTTTACAGTTTCTTTTCTGATTGCAATATTCATCATTACGGCCGGTTTTGTAAAAAGTGGCCGCATGGGCCTGATTCTCATGCCCAGGGTGGAGTCTGATCGCACCGTTGTTACCGCAACCCTTCCCTACGGCAGTCCTTCCCGGGAAATCAGGCAGGTCCACGACAGGCTTGTCTCTGCGCTTGAACGCGTGGCGGCAGCCCATGGTGACAAGCAGCTTCTTGAAGGCATCTCATCCACTGTGAACAGCAATCGTATTGAAATAAATGGTTATCTCACTCCACCGGAAATCAGACCGCTGACAACCGGCCGGGTGACAAAACTGTGGAGAAAAGAGGTCGGGCCACTGCCGTCTCTCCAGTCGATTCGCTTTGAGGCCGACCGGGGCGGTCCTGGACGGGGGGCGGCAATATCCATCGAACTGAGCCACAGAAACAGGGAAACTCTCACGGAAGCCAGTGAGATGCTCGCGAAAAAACTCAGACAATTTCCGGCCACAAAAGATGTCGACAGCGGCTCCAATAATGGAAAGATCCAGCTCACTTTCAAGGTAAATGAACAGGGAAAAAGCCTGGGCCTCGACACCACGGAAGTCGGTAGACAGATTCGAAATGCATTCCAGGGTGTCATTGCCCTTCGGCAACAGCGGGACAGCGATGAAATAACGATCAGGATCAGGTTACCGGAATCGGAACGATCAAGCGAATATACTATAGAATCATTCCTGATCAGAACCCCGTCAGGATCATTTGTCCCCCTGCGTCAAATTGTCGAAACTGACAGAAACAGAGGCTATACCAGCATAGAACGACGAAACGGCAACAGGACTGTAACCGTATCTGCCAATGTCACACCCCTTGGTGTGACATCACGAATACTCAAGGTCCTGAACGAAAAAACACTGCCGGAACTGGCGGCGGCATTTCCCGGTCTTGGCTACGAATACCGTGGCAGGCAGTCCGACCGAAAGGAAAGCCTGTCAAGTCTGGCGACCGGTTTCCTTTTTACCCTGGGAGGTATCTATTTTCTTCTTGCCATTCCATTTCGCAGCTATGTTCAGCCGGTTATTGTCATGCTGGCCATCCCATTCGGTATGGTGGGTGCCGTTCTCGGCCACCAGATAATGGGATACAATCTGAGCCTGATGAGCATGATGGGAATCGTTGCCCTGTCGGGAATTGTCGTCAACGACTCCCTTGTTTTGATTGATTATGCCAACCGGCAACGGACAGGTGGAAAAAATTCTTTTGAGTCAATACAGCTTGCGGCTCTTCGCCGATTCCGTCCTGTTCTGCTGACAACCCTGACCACGTTCGGTGGCCTGGCTCCAATGATGCTCGAAACATCCCGCCAGGCGCGCTTTCTCATCCCCATGGCTATTTCTCTGGGTTTCGGTATCGTTTTTGCCACTGTCATCACCCTGGCTCTTGTCCCCGCCCTCTACCTGATTGTGGAAGATCTCCGAAAAAGTGCAAAATTCTGGTGA
- a CDS encoding TolC family protein, whose protein sequence is MAQYSPRFLHRFFCSFLLFACCLSCVQNPSVPSNPPLDLPLSFSMTGQKAVKSGWWLSFHDPGLDNLVNRAFSNNFSLHIARNRLSAAKSAARQTGARLVPSLDTQGKVGTKHDYTRDNSADSFHFSLAASYEVDLWGRLAAARDAAVFEAEASQADLQTAAITLAAEVAKTWYNLVETTMQLRLLQKQHETNSRILDLITTRFRAGLAGAPDMLQQRQLVESTVEELAVMRQNISLLEHQLSLLLGEVPGTYHFNPGTSLPHLPPLPQTGIPGELLTRRPDIERESLRLQAAGKRVASAIADRLPRLSISAELSSTAERASQLFDNWFTNLLANLTAPLLDGGLRKEEVNRQEALAKQQFYQYGQTILQAILEVEDNLAREKEQQKIIDSLVRQLHFAESTVSHVSIRYRQGVENYQRVLQALLFHQKLQRNLLKARRLQIEYRIGLYRALGGHPLGSDNSPKPRT, encoded by the coding sequence ATGGCACAATATTCTCCCCGTTTTCTGCACCGTTTTTTCTGTTCTTTCCTGCTTTTTGCCTGTTGCCTCTCCTGCGTTCAAAATCCATCCGTACCTTCGAATCCACCTCTCGACCTGCCCCTTTCATTTTCCATGACCGGGCAAAAAGCTGTAAAATCAGGCTGGTGGCTTTCATTCCATGACCCCGGTCTGGACAACCTCGTCAACCGGGCATTTTCCAATAATTTCTCTCTTCATATTGCCAGAAACCGTCTTTCAGCCGCAAAATCGGCAGCCCGGCAGACCGGGGCACGCCTGGTGCCCTCTTTGGATACCCAGGGAAAGGTTGGAACAAAACACGATTACACAAGAGACAATTCAGCAGACTCGTTTCATTTCAGCTTGGCTGCATCCTATGAGGTTGACCTGTGGGGCAGACTGGCTGCGGCTCGGGATGCCGCTGTTTTTGAAGCTGAGGCCTCCCAAGCCGATCTGCAAACCGCCGCAATAACTCTTGCCGCGGAGGTGGCAAAAACCTGGTACAACCTGGTGGAAACAACCATGCAACTTCGGCTCCTGCAGAAACAGCATGAAACAAATTCCCGGATACTGGATCTTATCACAACCCGCTTCCGTGCAGGACTTGCAGGGGCTCCTGATATGCTGCAACAACGTCAACTGGTTGAAAGTACTGTCGAAGAACTTGCGGTAATGCGACAGAACATCTCACTGCTGGAACATCAGCTCTCCCTGCTCCTGGGGGAAGTTCCAGGAACATATCATTTCAATCCCGGAACCAGTCTGCCACACCTCCCGCCTCTACCACAGACCGGAATTCCAGGAGAACTCCTCACCAGGCGACCCGACATAGAGCGAGAGTCCCTGCGACTCCAGGCAGCCGGGAAAAGGGTTGCATCCGCCATCGCCGACCGACTGCCCAGGCTAAGTATATCCGCAGAGCTTTCAAGCACGGCTGAACGGGCAAGTCAACTTTTCGACAACTGGTTCACAAATCTCCTGGCCAATCTCACAGCTCCCCTGCTGGACGGAGGCCTGAGAAAAGAAGAAGTCAATAGACAGGAAGCACTTGCCAAACAGCAATTCTACCAATATGGTCAGACTATTCTCCAGGCAATCCTTGAAGTGGAAGATAATCTTGCAAGAGAAAAGGAACAGCAGAAAATCATTGACAGCCTGGTAAGACAGCTTCATTTTGCGGAGAGCACTGTCAGTCATGTTTCCATTCGCTACAGGCAGGGGGTGGAAAACTACCAGCGCGTCCTTCAGGCCCTGCTGTTCCACCAGAAATTACAGCGCAACCTGCTCAAGGCCAGACGCCTGCAGATTGAATACAGAATCGGCTTGTACAGAGCGCTTGGCGGCCACCCTCTGGGTAGTGACAATTCTCCAAAACCTCGAACCTGA